A single window of Bos javanicus breed banteng chromosome 19, ARS-OSU_banteng_1.0, whole genome shotgun sequence DNA harbors:
- the TEKT3 gene encoding tektin-3, producing the protein MELLGSTLTATYAHPRPTPTNFLPAISTMASTYRDRFPHYNLTHSLSLPWRPSTYYKAASNWPTLDPYCTRSQRVSESTMLPFVSNRTTLFTRYTPDDWYRSNLTNFQESNTSRHNSERLRVDTSRLIQDKYQQTRKTQADSTQNLGERVNDIGFWKSEIIHELDAMIGETNELTDIKKRLERALMETEAPLQVARECLFHREKRMGIDLVHDEVEKELLTEVDIILCCQERMKLYLDKAIAQLAANRAAQHELEKDLSDKQSAYRIDDKCHHLRNTSDGVSYFRGVERVDATVSVPESWAKFTDDNILRSQSERAASAKLRDDIQNVLVVTANEMWNQFNKVNLAFTNRIAETADAKNKIQTHLAKTLQEIFQTEMTIESIKKAIVEKSAFLKVAQTRLDERTRRPNIELCRDMAQLRLVNEVYEVDDTIQTLQQRLRDAEDTLQSLAHTKATLEHDLAVKANSLYIDQDKCMSMRRSFPSTLRLVGFC; encoded by the exons ATGGAGCTTCTAGGTTCTACCTTAACAGCAACTTATGCCCACCCTAGACCAACACCAACCAACTTCCTACCAGCCATCAGTACCATGGCTTCAACCTACAGGGATCGCTTTCCTCACTACAATTTGACCCATAGCCTGAGCCTGCCTTGGAGACCAAGCACATACTACAAAGCAGCCTCCAACTGGCCAACCTTGGACCCGTACTGCACCAGATCTCAAAGGGTGTCCGAGAGCACCATGCTACCTTTTGTCTCCAACAGAACCACCCTCTTCACCAGGTATACACCTGATGATTGGTACAGGTCCAACCTAACCAACTTTCAAGAGTCCAACACTTCCCGACACAATTCAGAGAGACTAAGGGTGGACACATCTCGCCTGATTCAAGACAAATAccaacaaacaagaaaaacccAGGCAGACTCCACCCAAAATTTGGGAGAACGAGTCAACGACATAGGGTTTTGGAAATCTGAAATCATTCATGAGTTGGATGCAATGATCGGAGAGACAAATGAACTAACTGACATTAAGAAAAGATTGGAGAGGGCTTTGATGGAGACAGAAGCCCCTCTTCAG GTAGCCCGAGAATGTCTATTTCATCGAGAGAAGAGAATGGGAATTGATCTAGTTCATGATGAAGTGGAAAAAGAGCTGCTGACG GAAGTTGATATTATTCTGTGTTGTCAAGAAAGGATGAAGCTGTATTTGGACAAGGCCATTGCCCAACTGGC AGCCAACAGAGCTGCCCAGCACGAGCTGGAGAAGGACCTGAGTGACAAGCAGTCGGCTTACAGGATCGACGATAAATGCCACCACCTGCGAAACACGTCGGACGGCGTCAGCTACTTCCGTGGAGTGGAGAGGGTGGATGCCAC GGTCTCAGTGCCCGAGTCCTGGGCCAAATTTACCGACGACAACATTCTTCGCTCCCAGAGTGAGCGAGCCGCCTCTGCGAAACTGAGAGACGATATCCAAAACGTCCTGGTGGTGACAGCCAATGAGATGTGGAATCAGTTCAACAAGGTGAACTTGGCTTTCACCAACCGCATTGCTGAAACCGCGGATGCGAAAAATAAGATTCAGACTCACCTGGCAAAG ACTCTGCAGGAGATTTTCCAGACAGAGATGACTATTGAATCCATCAAGAAGGCCATCGTGGAGAAGTCTGCCTTCCTGAAGGTGGCTCAGACCCGTCTGGACGAGCGGACCAGGAGACCCAACATAGAACTGTGCAGAGACATGGCTCAGCTGCG GCTGGTGAACGAGGTGTACGAGGTGGACGACACCATCCAGACCCTGCAGCAGCGCCTGAGGGACGCGGAGGACACGCTGCAGTCGCTGGCCCACACGAAGGCCACGCTTGAGCACGACCTGGCAGTCAAGGCCAACTCCCTGTACATCGACCAGGACAAGTGCATGAGCATGCGCAGAAGCTTCCCCAGCACCCTgcgcctggtgggcttctgttaG